The Brachyspira aalborgi genome has a segment encoding these proteins:
- a CDS encoding glycosyltransferase family 2 protein — translation MITVIIPIYNVSKYLKNCLESVINQTYKNLEIICINDGSTDNSLQILKEYKEIDERIIIIDKKNAGVSEARNDGIEKASGEYLFCVDGDDYIDEDFFEKFYNNAKKNDSDLVVLSSFWSLDKRINKNHGFHSALPTCSMFIKRKILQENKTLRYPLNVQPGEDGIFSHKLLMFVKTVSFEYKANYHYVKRAGQDSQRAIKEPKILSVAIKKWFEILEEFYSEYNFWKNKSLSFAKYIEQEVFLAFRTKNFNKEDERKIFEIIKNTLNKVIKNIDKEDYKYFSKEFIDLIESASIKEYYSKVKYRYNYLRFSIFSKDISIRYKENRFKFYKNDIV, via the coding sequence ATGATAACAGTTATTATACCAATTTACAATGTATCAAAATATTTAAAAAATTGTTTGGAAAGCGTAATTAATCAAACTTATAAAAATTTAGAAATAATTTGTATAAATGACGGCTCAACTGACAATTCGTTGCAAATATTAAAAGAATATAAAGAAATAGACGAAAGAATAATTATAATCGATAAAAAAAATGCGGGCGTGTCTGAGGCAAGGAACGATGGAATTGAAAAAGCGAGCGGAGAATATTTATTTTGCGTAGACGGAGACGATTATATAGACGAAGATTTTTTTGAAAAATTTTATAATAACGCTAAAAAAAACGACAGCGATTTGGTAGTATTAAGCAGTTTTTGGAGTTTAGATAAAAGAATAAATAAAAATCATGGTTTTCATTCGGCGCTTCCTACTTGTTCAATGTTTATAAAAAGAAAAATTTTACAAGAAAATAAAACTTTAAGATATCCTTTAAATGTGCAACCAGGCGAGGATGGAATTTTTTCGCATAAACTTTTAATGTTCGTTAAAACCGTTAGTTTTGAGTATAAAGCAAATTATCATTATGTTAAAAGAGCGGGACAGGATTCTCAAAGAGCGATTAAAGAGCCTAAAATATTGTCGGTAGCGATAAAAAAATGGTTTGAGATTTTGGAAGAATTTTATAGCGAATATAATTTTTGGAAAAATAAATCTCTATCTTTTGCAAAATATATCGAACAGGAAGTTTTTCTTGCATTTAGAACGAAAAATTTTAATAAAGAAGACGAAAGAAAAATTTTTGAAATTATAAAAAATACTTTAAATAAAGTTATAAAAAATATTGATAAAGAAGATTATAAATATTTTTCTAAAGAATTTATAGATTTAATAGAATCCGCATCGATTAAAGAATATTATTCAAAAGTAAAATATAGATATAATTATTTAAGATTTTCAATATTTTCAAAAGATATTTCGATTCGTTATAAAGAAAATAGATTTAAATTTTATAAAAACGATATTGTTTAG
- a CDS encoding AzlC family ABC transporter permease, whose translation MNKEDLIKALKYSFPITVPVLIGYLFLSIAYGILMKAKGFETWLALFMSLFAYCGSMQYIAANYLFLASFNPIYAFILTLTVNSRMSFEGISMVSKYKNTGILKPFLIFFMTDETFSILYSAKIPENINRKYFLFLVSFLDYSYWVIGTLIGCLLGEFVKFNTKGLDFVLTALFIVIFTEQWLENKGRKASIIGLICSTPILIFKTNTFIILAMILIFAIITIIYNIEKYNKLREKNE comes from the coding sequence ATGAATAAAGAAGATTTAATTAAAGCTTTAAAATATTCTTTTCCTATAACCGTTCCCGTTTTAATAGGTTATTTATTTTTGTCTATCGCTTATGGAATATTAATGAAAGCGAAAGGATTCGAGACTTGGCTTGCGCTTTTTATGAGTTTATTTGCATATTGCGGAAGTATGCAATATATCGCTGCAAATTATTTATTTTTAGCATCGTTTAATCCAATTTACGCTTTTATATTAACTTTAACCGTAAATTCGAGAATGAGTTTTGAGGGAATATCTATGGTTAGCAAATATAAAAATACGGGAATATTGAAACCTTTTTTAATATTTTTTATGACGGATGAAACTTTTTCAATTTTATATAGCGCAAAAATTCCAGAAAATATAAATAGAAAATATTTTTTATTTTTAGTTTCTTTTTTGGATTATTCTTATTGGGTTATCGGAACTTTAATCGGTTGTTTGCTCGGAGAGTTTGTAAAATTTAATACTAAAGGTTTGGATTTTGTTTTAACGGCATTATTTATAGTTATATTCACGGAACAATGGCTTGAAAATAAAGGGAGAAAAGCTTCAATAATAGGTTTAATATGTTCAACGCCGATATTAATATTTAAAACGAATACTTTTATAATTCTTGCTATGATTTTAATATTTGCGATTATAACAATAATTTATAATATAGAAAAATATAATAAATTACGAGAGAAAAATGAATAA
- the rpmI gene encoding 50S ribosomal protein L35 yields MRNKLKTKSGAKKRFRFSKSGKVKFAHAFGSHKFLHKRPDTKRKYRKAKIADDTNMAEMPRLMPYGG; encoded by the coding sequence ATGAGAAATAAGTTGAAAACTAAAAGCGGAGCAAAAAAGCGTTTTAGATTTTCTAAAAGCGGAAAAGTGAAATTTGCTCATGCATTCGGAAGTCATAAATTTTTACATAAAAGACCCGATACGAAGAGAAAATATCGCAAAGCTAAAATAGCGGACGATACAAATATGGCTGAAATGCCAAGATTAATGCCTTATGGCGGATAA
- the thrS gene encoding threonine--tRNA ligase produces the protein MSKINFSGQSYDMPKEMSLLDFIKQNAKKESKDTIAAKFNGQEVDLTYIPETDGDLELIFTTTNEGLEILRHSTSHLMAQAVKRLYPNVQVTIGPAIKDGFYYDFDTDKPFTDEDLPKIEAEMKKIIKENIPVVRKIMTKKDAIEYFKKNNEPYKVEIIEDIDADTVSFYEQGDFIDLCRGPHVPSTGYLKSYKLMSVAGSYWRGDSNNKMLSRIYGTAFESKESLDNYLKKLKEAKERDHRKLGKELNLFSFHDEGPGFPFWHPRGMIIYKEVESYIRKENEKRGYVEIKTPAILNEELWHRSGHWDNYKENMYFTEIDETKFAIKPMNCPGGLIVYNSNIHSYRDLPLRVAELGFVHRHELSGALHGLFRVRAFTQDDAHIFCTEEQLADEIINTIDYYLSVYKDFGFKNFEIFVSTRPAKSIGTEEAWELATNSLINALDKLNITYKINEGDGAFYGPKIDFNIKDVLDRNWQCGTLQVDFSLPIRFEISYEGKDGRKHTPVMLHRAILGSMERFIGILTEHYNGKFPLWLSPLQVAIVNVLNDKNQIERVKEIANAFKNENFRVEIDDGNDNLGTKIKKYRLQRTPYTVIIGAEELSSGKLSVRTRSSKELKDIDLIEFIEKLKKESKERMNDSIFST, from the coding sequence ATGTCAAAAATTAATTTTTCAGGGCAATCCTACGATATGCCTAAAGAAATGTCTTTATTAGACTTTATTAAGCAAAACGCTAAAAAAGAATCAAAAGATACAATCGCCGCTAAATTTAATGGGCAAGAAGTAGATTTAACATATATACCAGAAACTGACGGAGATTTAGAATTGATATTTACGACAACGAATGAAGGACTTGAAATATTAAGACATTCTACGAGTCATTTGATGGCTCAAGCGGTTAAAAGACTTTATCCAAATGTTCAAGTTACAATAGGTCCTGCAATTAAAGACGGTTTTTATTACGATTTCGATACCGACAAACCTTTTACTGACGAAGATTTGCCTAAAATTGAAGCGGAAATGAAAAAAATAATAAAAGAAAATATTCCCGTAGTTAGAAAGATAATGACTAAAAAAGACGCTATAGAATATTTTAAGAAAAATAACGAACCTTATAAAGTCGAAATAATAGAAGATATTGACGCCGATACGGTTTCTTTTTATGAACAGGGAGATTTTATCGATTTATGCAGAGGTCCGCATGTTCCATCTACGGGTTATTTAAAATCTTATAAACTCATGTCTGTTGCGGGAAGTTATTGGCGAGGCGATTCAAATAATAAAATGCTTTCTAGAATATACGGCACGGCTTTTGAAAGTAAAGAATCTTTGGATAATTATTTGAAAAAACTTAAAGAAGCAAAAGAGAGAGACCATAGAAAATTAGGAAAAGAATTAAATTTATTTAGTTTTCATGATGAAGGACCTGGTTTTCCTTTTTGGCATCCAAGAGGAATGATTATTTATAAAGAAGTTGAATCTTATATAAGAAAAGAAAATGAAAAGCGAGGATATGTCGAAATAAAAACTCCCGCGATTCTAAACGAAGAATTATGGCATAGAAGCGGACATTGGGATAATTATAAAGAAAATATGTATTTTACCGAAATAGACGAAACCAAATTTGCAATTAAGCCTATGAATTGTCCTGGCGGTTTAATAGTTTATAATTCTAATATTCACAGTTATAGAGATTTGCCTTTAAGAGTCGCAGAATTGGGTTTTGTTCACAGGCATGAACTTTCGGGAGCTTTGCATGGACTTTTTAGAGTTAGAGCTTTCACTCAAGATGACGCTCATATATTCTGCACCGAAGAACAACTTGCGGATGAAATTATAAATACGATAGATTATTATTTGTCGGTTTATAAAGATTTTGGATTTAAGAATTTTGAAATATTTGTTTCTACGCGTCCTGCAAAATCTATAGGCACTGAAGAAGCTTGGGAACTTGCCACAAATTCTCTTATTAACGCTTTGGATAAATTAAATATCACTTATAAAATCAATGAAGGAGACGGAGCTTTTTACGGACCGAAAATTGATTTTAATATTAAAGATGTTTTAGATAGAAATTGGCAATGCGGAACTTTGCAGGTTGATTTTTCTCTTCCAATACGTTTTGAAATAAGCTATGAAGGAAAAGACGGAAGAAAACATACTCCCGTTATGTTGCATAGAGCGATATTGGGTTCTATGGAAAGATTTATTGGAATATTAACCGAACACTATAATGGAAAATTTCCTTTATGGTTGTCGCCTTTACAAGTCGCTATAGTAAATGTTTTGAATGATAAAAATCAAATAGAGAGAGTTAAGGAAATAGCAAACGCTTTTAAAAACGAAAATTTTAGAGTTGAAATTGACGATGGAAACGATAATTTGGGAACTAAAATTAAAAAATACCGCTTGCAAAGAACTCCATATACGGTTATAATAGGAGCGGAAGAATTATCAAGCGGAAAGTTATCCGTTAGAACCCGTTCTTCCAAAGAATTAAAGGATATAGATTTAATTGAGTTTATAGAAAAACTTAAAAAGGAATCTAAGGAGAGAATGAATGATTCTATATTTTCTACATGA
- a CDS encoding DUF362 domain-containing protein has product MDKIKVALIKCDNYELSEVKSAINRGIDLLGGIDLFIKEGDKILLKPNLLASESAEKSVTTHPVVFEAIISILQEIKEKKNIKKISYGDSPGIGKGISVAQKSGISEVAEKLNIEYADFDEPIGVSFNEGIKEKSFTIAKPILEADTIISLPKLKSHALTIMTGAVKNQFGCIPGFRKAEYHLKLPDFDDFSTMLLDLNKLINPKLYIMDGIMAMEGNGPRSGNPKKLNVLLLSSDAIALDYVASQIISFDYNLIPTIKMGFKLGFSNKENIEIVGDNIESIKVNDFKKPHKRIGIGRSLMKLSAFPIIKRLFAIMIPKPVIEYSKCVKCGVCVKVCPVTPLALNFNKKGKNYPPEYYYDKCITCYCCQELCPHKAIILKRKF; this is encoded by the coding sequence ATGGATAAAATAAAAGTAGCTTTAATAAAATGCGATAATTACGAATTAAGCGAAGTAAAATCGGCTATAAATAGAGGAATCGATTTGCTCGGCGGAATAGATTTATTTATTAAAGAAGGCGATAAAATTTTATTAAAACCAAATTTACTCGCTTCAGAATCTGCAGAAAAATCTGTCACTACTCATCCCGTAGTTTTTGAAGCTATAATTTCAATTTTGCAAGAAATAAAAGAAAAGAAAAATATTAAAAAAATTTCTTATGGCGATTCTCCTGGAATTGGAAAAGGAATTTCTGTAGCTCAAAAATCGGGAATAAGCGAAGTTGCCGAAAAACTAAATATTGAATATGCAGATTTTGACGAACCTATCGGCGTAAGTTTTAACGAAGGAATAAAAGAAAAAAGTTTTACTATTGCAAAACCGATTTTAGAAGCCGATACGATAATAAGTTTGCCAAAATTAAAATCGCATGCTTTAACGATTATGACGGGAGCGGTAAAAAATCAATTTGGTTGCATCCCGGGATTTAGAAAAGCGGAGTATCATTTGAAACTTCCCGATTTTGACGATTTTTCTACAATGCTTTTAGATTTGAATAAATTAATTAATCCGAAATTATATATAATGGACGGAATTATGGCTATGGAAGGAAACGGTCCAAGAAGCGGAAACCCAAAAAAATTAAATGTTTTATTATTATCTTCGGATGCTATCGCTTTAGATTATGTCGCATCTCAAATAATCTCTTTCGATTATAATTTAATTCCAACAATAAAAATGGGATTTAAACTCGGATTTTCAAATAAAGAAAATATTGAAATAGTCGGAGATAATATTGAAAGCATTAAAGTTAATGATTTCAAAAAACCGCATAAAAGAATCGGAATTGGAAGAAGTTTAATGAAGTTAAGCGCATTTCCAATAATAAAAAGATTATTCGCTATAATGATACCGAAACCCGTAATAGAATATAGCAAATGCGTAAAATGCGGCGTTTGCGTTAAAGTTTGTCCTGTCACTCCGCTTGCGCTTAATTTTAATAAAAAAGGTAAAAATTATCCGCCTGAATATTATTACGATAAATGTATAACTTGCTATTGTTGTCAGGAATTATGCCCGCATAAAGCGATAATTTTGAAAAGAAAATTTTAA
- a CDS encoding FAD-dependent oxidoreductase has translation MKVIVIGCNHAGTWAAKTLKAVDSSTTVVTYDRNDNISFLACGIALWVGGVVKDPKGLFYANPEGLKSEGIDVHMGHEVVKIDWANRKLTVRELITGKEFEDNYDKLILATGSWPVTPPIEGLMQPGTKYGLKEGIFFSKLFQQGQEIIDEIKRPEVKRVMVVGAGYIGVELVEAFKNHGKEVILMEAMPRVMANYFDKEITDEAEKRIKEAGIELHLGETVKKFEGSVRVQKVVTDKGSYDVDMVVMSVGFRPNSELYKDYLETLPNGAIVVDTTMKTTKDPNVFAIGDCSTVYSRASEKQDYIALATNAVRMGIVAANNALGRHVEYCGTQGSNAICVFGYNMASTGWSEETAKKKGLNVKSNFFKDAERPEFMPTYEDVLVKIIYEEGSRRMIGAQIASKHNHAEAIHAFSLAIQNGMTVDQFALSDFFFLPHYNKPLSWMTMVAYTAR, from the coding sequence ATGAAAGTTATAGTAATAGGCTGCAACCATGCTGGAACATGGGCGGCAAAAACATTGAAGGCGGTTGACTCAAGCACTACCGTAGTAACTTACGACAGAAATGATAATATATCGTTTTTGGCATGCGGTATCGCTCTTTGGGTAGGCGGCGTAGTAAAAGACCCGAAAGGATTATTCTATGCAAATCCTGAAGGCTTAAAATCAGAAGGCATAGATGTTCATATGGGACATGAGGTAGTTAAAATCGATTGGGCTAACAGAAAATTAACGGTTAGAGAATTGATAACGGGTAAGGAGTTTGAAGATAATTACGATAAACTTATACTTGCCACAGGTTCTTGGCCAGTAACTCCTCCTATAGAAGGTTTGATGCAACCTGGAACAAAATACGGTTTGAAAGAGGGAATTTTCTTCTCTAAACTTTTCCAACAAGGACAAGAAATAATTGACGAGATTAAAAGACCCGAAGTTAAAAGAGTTATGGTTGTAGGCGCTGGTTATATAGGCGTTGAGTTGGTAGAAGCTTTCAAAAATCATGGCAAAGAAGTTATATTAATGGAAGCTATGCCAAGAGTTATGGCAAACTATTTCGACAAAGAAATTACAGACGAAGCGGAAAAAAGAATTAAAGAGGCTGGCATAGAATTACATTTAGGCGAAACGGTTAAAAAATTTGAAGGTTCTGTTAGAGTTCAAAAAGTTGTAACCGATAAAGGCTCTTACGATGTAGATATGGTAGTTATGTCGGTAGGATTTAGACCAAATAGCGAATTGTATAAAGATTATCTTGAAACTCTTCCTAACGGTGCTATAGTAGTAGACACTACAATGAAGACGACAAAAGACCCTAATGTATTTGCAATAGGAGACTGTTCTACCGTATATTCAAGAGCTTCTGAAAAACAAGATTATATCGCTTTGGCTACAAACGCCGTTAGAATGGGAATAGTAGCCGCCAATAACGCTTTGGGAAGACATGTGGAATATTGCGGAACTCAAGGCTCTAATGCGATTTGCGTATTCGGTTATAATATGGCTTCAACGGGCTGGTCTGAAGAAACGGCAAAGAAAAAAGGCTTAAATGTAAAAAGCAATTTCTTTAAAGACGCCGAAAGACCTGAGTTTATGCCTACTTACGAAGATGTATTAGTAAAAATAATATACGAAGAAGGAAGCAGAAGAATGATAGGAGCGCAAATAGCTTCAAAACATAATCATGCCGAAGCGATTCATGCATTCTCGCTTGCAATACAAAACGGTATGACTGTAGACCAGTTTGCATTATCAGATTTCTTCTTCTTGCCTCACTATAATAAACCTTTGTCTTGGATGACAATGGTTGCTTATACTGCAAGATAA
- the metE gene encoding 5-methyltetrahydropteroyltriglutamate--homocysteine S-methyltransferase, whose protein sequence is MSNIIGFPRIGQNRELKKTLEAFWSNKVNENELEKVSKDLRAKHWSLQKNLDFVCVNDFSLYDNMLDIAYYLGAKPSRFKDLEGLELYFAMARGHKNGAACEMTKWFNTNYHYVVPELSVNDNYKINPNPIIEQYKEAKELGYKPKICLIGLFTFIALSKFDSNDFDTIFEKVKNAYFLLLDEIVKLDSNIIVEFSEPIFVKGEDKRFFGKIKEVYNQISAKGIKAIVSTFFEHSNESSEILLKSDIYALGLDFVAGNKNFDILQKFSKSDKILYAGIIDGRNIWIANIEYKLELLEKIGSIITKDNIVVSSSCSLLHTPFSKDNEDKIDEEILSWFSFAKEKIEEIIILEEVFKNGINSKVKDFLEKNKQINLSRSSSDKTNNKFIRERINKINQKERSLPYRERIKIQHKELGYSNLSTTTIGSFPQTPEIRALRLGYKKGDIAEKEYKDGIKNYIKDCVTFQEDIGLDILVHGEPERNDMVEYFGEQMEGFVFSKNAWVQSYGSRCVKPPIIYGDISRPKAMTVEWITYAQSLTKKIMKGMLTGPVTILNWSFVRDDISRESVCKQIALGIMDEIDDLQKAGIKIIQVDEAAFKEGYPLRTENIKEYEKWALECFKIATAIAKPETQIHTHMCYSEFNDIIKTIEKLDADVISIETTRSGNELLKVFKKIGYTHEIGPGVYDIHSPRIPSVEEIKNQIKALLEVLPKEQLWINPDCGLKTRKWEEIKPSLKNIVEATQSIRQSI, encoded by the coding sequence ATGAGCAATATAATCGGATTTCCAAGAATCGGACAAAACAGAGAATTAAAAAAGACATTAGAAGCTTTTTGGAGCAATAAAGTCAATGAAAACGAATTAGAAAAAGTTTCTAAAGACTTGAGAGCAAAACATTGGAGTTTACAGAAAAATTTAGATTTCGTATGCGTCAATGATTTTAGTTTATACGATAATATGCTTGATATAGCGTATTATCTTGGTGCTAAACCTTCAAGGTTTAAAGATTTAGAGGGTTTAGAATTGTATTTTGCAATGGCAAGAGGACATAAGAATGGAGCGGCTTGCGAGATGACAAAATGGTTTAATACAAATTATCATTATGTCGTTCCTGAATTAAGCGTTAATGATAATTATAAAATAAATCCAAATCCAATAATTGAGCAATATAAAGAAGCTAAAGAATTAGGATATAAACCAAAAATATGTCTCATAGGACTTTTTACTTTTATAGCGCTCAGTAAATTTGACTCTAATGATTTTGATACAATTTTTGAGAAAGTAAAAAACGCATATTTTTTATTACTTGACGAAATAGTTAAATTAGATTCAAATATAATAGTTGAATTTAGCGAACCGATATTCGTGAAAGGAGAAGATAAAAGATTTTTTGGTAAAATTAAAGAAGTATATAATCAAATTAGCGCAAAAGGCATTAAGGCTATTGTCAGCACATTTTTTGAACATAGTAACGAATCAAGCGAGATTTTACTCAAAAGCGATATTTATGCTTTAGGTTTAGATTTTGTAGCTGGAAATAAAAATTTTGATATTCTTCAAAAATTTTCTAAAAGCGATAAAATCCTTTACGCTGGCATTATAGACGGTAGAAATATCTGGATAGCAAATATAGAATATAAACTTGAATTGCTTGAAAAAATCGGCAGTATTATTACGAAAGACAATATTGTAGTAAGTTCGTCTTGTTCGCTTTTGCATACGCCTTTTAGTAAAGATAACGAAGATAAAATAGACGAAGAAATATTATCTTGGTTTAGTTTTGCCAAAGAAAAAATTGAGGAGATTATAATTTTAGAAGAAGTTTTTAAAAACGGAATAAACTCTAAAGTAAAAGACTTTTTAGAAAAAAATAAACAAATTAATTTATCTCGTTCTAGTTCCGATAAAACCAATAATAAATTTATTAGAGAGCGAATAAATAAAATAAATCAAAAAGAGCGTTCGCTTCCATATAGAGAGCGTATAAAAATACAACATAAAGAGTTAGGATATTCAAATTTATCAACCACTACGATTGGTTCATTTCCTCAAACTCCAGAAATTAGAGCTTTACGATTAGGATATAAAAAAGGCGATATAGCCGAAAAAGAATATAAAGACGGTATAAAAAATTATATTAAAGACTGCGTTACTTTTCAAGAGGATATTGGATTAGATATATTGGTGCATGGCGAACCAGAGCGAAACGATATGGTAGAATATTTTGGCGAACAAATGGAAGGTTTTGTATTTAGTAAGAATGCATGGGTGCAAAGTTATGGCAGTCGCTGCGTAAAACCACCTATTATTTACGGAGATATATCTCGTCCAAAAGCAATGACGGTAGAATGGATAACTTACGCTCAAAGTCTTACAAAAAAGATTATGAAAGGTATGCTTACGGGACCGGTTACAATATTAAATTGGAGTTTTGTTAGAGACGATATTAGCAGGGAATCTGTATGTAAACAAATAGCTCTTGGCATTATGGACGAGATTGACGATTTACAAAAAGCGGGAATTAAGATTATTCAAGTCGATGAAGCCGCTTTTAAAGAAGGCTATCCTCTACGAACCGAAAATATTAAAGAATACGAAAAATGGGCGTTAGAATGTTTTAAAATTGCCACAGCTATAGCAAAACCAGAGACTCAAATTCATACTCATATGTGTTATAGCGAGTTTAACGATATTATTAAAACGATTGAAAAACTTGACGCCGATGTAATAAGTATAGAGACGACAAGAAGCGGAAACGAATTGCTTAAAGTATTCAAAAAAATCGGCTATACTCATGAAATCGGACCTGGCGTATATGATATTCATAGCCCAAGAATACCAAGCGTTGAAGAAATCAAAAATCAAATTAAAGCTTTGTTAGAAGTTTTGCCGAAAGAACAACTATGGATAAATCCAGACTGCGGATTAAAAACTCGCAAATGGGAAGAAATTAAACCGAGTCTAAAAAATATAGTAGAAGCTACTCAATCGATACGACAAAGCATATAA
- a CDS encoding branched-chain amino acid transporter permease: MNNKELLITALIIVFATVIIRFLPFVIIRKSIAERKYIKFLGDMMPYSMIALLVIYCLKEVNLIKYPYGIPELISIAIIIILHIIKRNVLISIGVGTVIYMILVQTIFI, encoded by the coding sequence ATGAATAATAAAGAATTATTAATAACGGCTCTTATAATAGTTTTTGCTACAGTAATAATAAGATTTTTACCTTTTGTAATAATAAGAAAATCGATAGCCGAAAGAAAATATATAAAATTTTTAGGCGATATGATGCCTTATTCAATGATTGCCTTGCTTGTAATTTATTGTTTGAAAGAAGTTAATTTAATAAAATATCCTTATGGAATTCCCGAATTAATTTCTATAGCGATTATAATTATCTTGCATATTATTAAAAGAAATGTTTTAATAAGCATTGGAGTTGGAACTGTAATTTATATGATTTTAGTTCAAACGATTTTTATTTAA
- the infC gene encoding translation initiation factor IF-3 — translation MATVRKEGERINQFITAKEVRVVHDKRGSLGIMNTKEALAIAREENSDLVEIVPNAEPPVCKIINYGKYKFELQKKNKEAKKKQKLAQLKEIKMRPQISVHDYNFKMRHIHEFLSEGNKVKITIMFRGREMAHTEFGHDLIAKIMKDLENEATTEKPPKLEGKNLSTVLNPVKVKKTSSDIGKSDKKENKENIE, via the coding sequence ATGGCAACCGTAAGAAAAGAAGGAGAGAGAATTAATCAATTTATTACGGCTAAAGAAGTCAGGGTAGTGCATGATAAAAGAGGAAGTTTAGGTATTATGAATACTAAAGAGGCTCTTGCTATCGCTAGAGAAGAGAATTCGGATTTAGTGGAAATAGTGCCTAATGCCGAGCCTCCCGTTTGTAAGATAATAAATTACGGTAAGTATAAATTTGAGCTTCAAAAGAAAAATAAAGAAGCTAAAAAGAAACAGAAACTTGCGCAACTTAAAGAGATTAAGATGCGTCCGCAAATAAGCGTTCATGATTATAACTTTAAAATGAGACATATTCATGAATTCTTAAGCGAAGGAAATAAAGTTAAAATTACGATAATGTTTAGAGGCAGAGAAATGGCTCATACGGAATTTGGGCATGACCTTATCGCTAAAATTATGAAAGATTTGGAAAACGAAGCCACTACTGAAAAGCCTCCAAAATTGGAAGGAAAAAATTTATCTACGGTTTTAAATCCCGTTAAAGTTAAAAAAACTTCTTCGGATATTGGTAAATCGGATAAAAAAGAAAATAAGGAAAATATAGAATAA
- a CDS encoding C-GCAxxG-C-C family (seleno)protein: MGLYEYLSSGFGKAEDLNCAEKILYGANEIYDLGIDKNDLKMAAGFGGGMGVGITCGIITGCIMAFSKAFIIDKGHESSFLKEIELEFITRFQEKTGETNCIPLVEKYRSPINGCDYILFEACKIFDDIMNRYYKK, from the coding sequence ATGGGATTATACGAATATTTATCTTCAGGTTTTGGCAAAGCGGAAGATTTAAATTGTGCCGAAAAAATATTATATGGAGCTAATGAAATATACGATTTGGGAATAGACAAAAACGATTTGAAAATGGCTGCGGGTTTCGGAGGCGGAATGGGAGTAGGAATTACCTGCGGAATAATAACGGGATGCATAATGGCGTTTTCAAAAGCTTTTATAATAGACAAAGGACATGAAAGTTCATTTTTAAAAGAAATAGAATTAGAATTTATAACGAGATTTCAGGAAAAAACGGGAGAGACTAATTGCATTCCTTTAGTTGAAAAATATAGAAGCCCAATAAATGGATGCGATTATATTCTTTTTGAAGCCTGCAAAATTTTTGACGATATTATGAATAGATATTATAAAAAATAA
- a CDS encoding glutathione peroxidase yields MSVYDYIVKDYSGKDVKLSKYEGKVLLIVNTATKCGFTKQYPALQELYKKYKKEGFEILDFPCNQFGGQAKEPIEEILKIREENYGVKFKLFDKIKVNGKEAEPLYQYLKSEKPTEEGVEKIRWNFTKFLIDRKGKIAGRFDSRVKPEELDETIEKLLKK; encoded by the coding sequence ATGAGCGTATATGATTATATCGTAAAAGATTATAGCGGAAAAGATGTTAAATTAAGCAAATACGAGGGAAAAGTTTTATTAATAGTAAACACAGCGACAAAATGCGGATTTACAAAACAATATCCTGCATTGCAAGAATTATACAAAAAATACAAAAAAGAAGGTTTTGAGATTTTAGATTTTCCTTGTAATCAATTTGGAGGACAGGCTAAAGAACCTATAGAGGAAATATTAAAAATCAGAGAAGAAAATTACGGAGTTAAATTTAAATTATTCGATAAAATAAAAGTCAACGGAAAAGAAGCCGAACCTTTATATCAATATTTAAAAAGCGAAAAACCGACTGAAGAAGGCGTAGAAAAAATAAGATGGAATTTCACAAAATTTTTAATAGACAGAAAAGGAAAAATTGCAGGAAGATTTGATTCGAGAGTAAAACCTGAAGAGCTTGACGAAACTATAGAAAAATTATTAAAAAAATAG